A stretch of the Malus domestica chromosome 08, GDT2T_hap1 genome encodes the following:
- the LOC103441824 gene encoding uncharacterized protein gives MQIPNPRRITNSPIDSSSCQSQSQIQYSSYPLEFSIKPLTTTFEPHENPSLSRSCSSASIDTMISDLFSSTSSSSASFDSLLMSGDDIGMESCVDVLSDDDLSYSSFHHDCYSQRKERLCWAPEKEKKRTYEELPPPLSLLARTENLPSHMPWVLKRHYTTDGRLILTEEKVRHHEYFRAHRSNGRLRLQLVPLDGQVLVPPVVCCDDDDHDEEEVDDYDGYYCDNHDVLYDDNLDAYDGDDDAYDYDYDCHCDYDYDYDNDCDGFCRHGGVEQTIKVVNSSTASAGKCRNINTTVRTKSSCIVGVLAPAIRCVKGNTNGSRKGFLGQAGFGGLFRDHAGQVMISAFCDNMESPLLIGLNLQPSSLL, from the exons ATGCAGATCCCCAATCCAAGGCGGATCACTAACAGTCCCATAGATTCTAGTTCATGCCAATCCCAATCCCAAATCCAATATTCTTCCTATCCTCTAGAATTTAGCATCAAGCCCCTCACAACTACTTTTGAACCCCATGAAAACCCTTCTCTTAGTAGAAGCTGCTCTTCCGCCTCCATTGATACGATGATCTCCGACTTGTTTTCCTCGACCTCCTCGTCCTCCGCCTCCTTCGACTCACTATTAATGTCTGGGGACGACATTGGCATGGAGTCCTGTGTCGACGTTCTAAGTGACGATGATTTGAGTTATAGTAGCTTTCATCATGATTGTTATAGTCAGAGAAAAGAAAGGTTATGTTGGGCGccggagaaggagaagaagagaacTTATGAAGAACTTCCACCTCCACTTTCGTTGCTGGCGCGTACGGAGAATCTGCCTTCTCACATGCCTTGGGTTTTGAAGAGGCATTACACCACCGATGGACGGTTGATTTTGACGGAGGAGAAGGTTCGGCACCATGAGTACTTCAGGGCCCATAGATCCAATGGGCGCCTTAGACTACAGCTTGTCCCTCTTGACGGCCAGGTTTTGGTTCCGCCAGTCGTTTgttgtgatgatgatgatcatgATGAGGAGGAGGTGGATGATTATGATGGGTACTATTGTGACAATCATGATGTGCTCTACGATGACAATCTCGATGCTTATGATGGTGACGATGATGCTTATGATTACGATTACGATTGTCATTGTGATTATGATTATGATTATGACAATGACTGCGATGGTTTTTGTCGTCATGGTGGTGTTGAACAAACAATTAAGGTTGTCAATTCATCAACTGCGTCAGCTGGGAAGTGTCGCAATATTAACACTACTGTGAGAACAAAGTCATCGTGCATCGTGGGAGTGCTAGCGCCAGCGATCAG ATGTGTGAAGGGCAATACAAATGGATCAAGGAAAGGCTTTCTGGGGCAAGCTGGATTTGGCGGTCTATTTCGTGACCATGCTGGTCAAGTTATGATCAGCGCTTTTTGTGACAATATGGAATCTCCTTTACTCATAGGGCTAAACTTGCAGCCTTCATCTTTGCTATGA
- the LOC103441860 gene encoding V-type proton ATPase subunit G1-like: MDSVRGQGGIQMLLTAEQDAQQIVNNARNSKMARLRQAKEEADREVQLYRMNMEAEHQKKIADTSGSSGSNVKRLEEETDTKIKNLKESASKVQSDIVGMLIKYVTTVKI, encoded by the exons ATGGATTCGGTTAGAGGACAAGGAGGCATCCAGATGTTGCTAACAGCAGAACAGGATGCTCAACAAATTGTGAACAATGCTAGAAACT CGAAGATGGCACGCTTGAGACAAGCTAAAGAAGAAGCTGATAGGGAAGTGCAACTCTATCGCATGAATATGGAGGCTGagcaccaaaagaaaattgCAGAT ACAAGTGGGAGTTCAGGATCCAATGTGAAAAGGCTCGAAGAGGAAACTGATACGAAAATTAAGAACTTGAAGGAGTCAGCCTCAAAGGTCCAATCGGATATCGTTGGCATGCTTATTAAGTATGTCACAACTGTTAAAATTTGA
- the LOC103441825 gene encoding ran-binding protein M homolog: MSTANSNNSTNHHHGDRDLGFWFLEQSRLASARGLTDMDEDEDAPTELNTINSSGGFLVVSPDKLSAKYPNVNLHGHDVGVVQANKPAPVKRLVYYFEIYVKDAGTKGHIAIGFTSESFKMRRQPGWEANSCGYHGDDGLLYRGHGKGEAFGPTYTSGDIVGGGINYDSQEFFFTKNGAVVGTVPKDIKGPLFPTIAVHSQNEEVHVNFGQQPFAFDLKEFEAQERMKQQMSIEKISLPTNVSHQIVRSYLLHYGYEDTLNSFDMASKSTVPPVHIAQENGFDEQDILFALNERKTLRQLIRNGEIDFALGKLREWYPQIVQDDKSATCFLLHCQKFIELVRVGALEEAVKYGRMELARFFDLPLFEDLVQDCVTLLAYERPRESSVGYLLEESQREVVADTVNAMILSTNPNLKDSSHGCLHSYLERLLRQLTACCLERRFLSGDQGEAFHLQRVLNSSKKARC; this comes from the exons ATGAGCACCGCCAACTCCAATAACAGTACCAACCACCACCACGGCGACCGAGATCTCGGCTTTTGGTTCCTCGAGCAATCGCGGCTCGCCTCTGCTCGGGGGCTGACCGACATGGACGAGGACGAGGACGCCCCCACGGAGCTCAACACCATCAACAGCTCCGGCGGCTTCCTCGTCGTGTCCCCTGACAAGCTCTCCGCCAAGTACCCCAACGTCAATCTTCACGGCCACGACGTCGGCGTAGTTCAGGCTAACAAGCCGGCTCCGGTCAAGCGGCTCGTCTACTACTTCGAGATTTATGTCAAGGATGCTGGGACCAAGGGCCATATTGCCATTGGATTTACTTCTGAGAGCTTCAAGATGCGGAGGCAGCCCGG ATGGGAGGCAAATAGTTGTGGCTATCATGGCGATGATGGACTACTTTATCGGGGACATGGAAAAGGAGAAGCGTTTGGCCCAACCTACACCTCTGGGGATATAGTTGGAGGTGGTATCAATTATGATTCACAGGAATTCTTTTTCAC TAAAAATGGTGCTGTGGTGGGAACAGTGCCCAAGGATATCAAGGGCCCCTTATTTCCTACCATTGCTGTACACAGCCAAAATGAGGA GGTACACGTTAACTTTGGGCAGCAACCATTTGCGTTTGATCTTAAG GAATTTGAAGCGCAAGAGAGGATGAAACAACAAATGTCAATTGAAAAAATTTCTTTGCCGACTAATGTTAGTCATCA AATTGTTCGCTCCTACTTACTACATTATGGATATGAAGATACGCTCAATTCATTTGACATGGCTAGTAAAAGTACTGTTCCTCCAGTACATATAGCTCAAGAAAATGGTTTTGATGAGCAGGACATTCTGTTTGCACTAAATGAGAGAAAGACTCTTAGACAG CTCATTAGGAATGGGGAGATCGACTTTGCTCTTGGTAAACTCCGTGAATGGTATCCCCAAATTGTTCAG GATGATAAATCTGCTACATGCTTTCTGCTCCACTGTcaaaagtttattgaattggttCGG GTCGGAGCACTGGAGGAGGCTGTCAAATATGGGAGGATGGAATTGGCAAGGTTCTTCGACTTGCCGCTGTTTGAGGACCTAGTTCAG GACTGTGTAACACTGCTGGCGTACGAAAGGCCACGGGAATCATCGGTTGGATATCTGCTTGAAGAGTCTCAGCGTGAAGTTGTAGCAGACACAGTTAATGCAATGATCTTGTCAACAAATCCCAACCTGAAAGATTCTTCGCACGGTTGCTTGCATTCATATCTGGAGAGGTTACTCAGGCAGCTTACTGCTTGCTGTTTGGAGAGAAGGTTTTTGAGCGGGGATCAAGGCGAAGCCTTCCATCTGCAGAGAGTACTTAACAGTAGTAAGAAAGCTAGGTGCTAG